Proteins from a genomic interval of Salmo salar chromosome ssa14, Ssal_v3.1, whole genome shotgun sequence:
- the LOC106569812 gene encoding LOW QUALITY PROTEIN: myosin heavy chain, fast skeletal muscle (The sequence of the model RefSeq protein was modified relative to this genomic sequence to represent the inferred CDS: substituted 1 base at 1 genomic stop codon), with protein MSTDAEMQIYGKAALYLRKPERERMEAQAAPFDSKNACYVTDVKELYLKGLVTARKEGKCTVTVTKPDGTKEEGKEFKEADIYQMNPPKYDKIEDMAMMTYLNEASVLYNLKERYAAWMIYTYSGLFCATVNPYKWLPVYDEEVVNAYRGKKRMEAPPHIFSVSDNAFQFMMIDKENQSVLITGESGAGKTVNTKRVIQYFATIAVSGAKKEVDPSKMQGSLEDQIIAANPLLESYGNAKTVRNDNSSRFGKFIRIHFQAGKLAKADIETYLLEKSRVSFQLPDERGYHIFYQMMTGHKPELVEMTLITTNPYDYPMISQGQITVASINDKEELDATDDAITILGFTNDEKMAIYKLTGAVMHHGNLKFKQKQREEQAEPDGTEVADKIGYLLGLNSAELLKCLCYPRVKVGNEYVTKGQTVPQVYNAVMALAKSIYERMFLWMVIRINEMLDTKNPRQFYIGVLDIAGFEIFDYNSMEQLCINFTNEKLQQFFNHTMFVLEQEEYKKEGIVWEFIDFGMDLAACIELIEKPLGIFSILEEECMFPKASDTTFKNKLNDQHLGKTKAYEKPKPAKGKAEAHFSLVHYAGTVDYNITGWLEKNKDPLNESVILMYGKASVKLLAALYPAAPPEDTTKKGGKKKGGSMQTVSSQFRENLGKLMTNLRSTHPHFVRCLIPNESKTPGLMENFLVIHQLRCNGVLEGIRICRKGFPSRIIYADFKQRYKVLNASVIPEGQFMDNKKASEKLLGSIDINHDDYKFGHTKVFFKAGLLGVLEEMRDEKLAALVGMVQALSRGFLMRKEFTKMMERREAIFSIQYNIRSFMNVKTWPWMKLYFKIKPLLKSAETEKELANMKENYEKMKTDLAKALAKKKELEEKMVSLLQEKNDLALQVTSESENLNDAEERCEGLIKSKIQLEAKLKETTERLEDEEEMNAELTAKKRKLEDECSELKKDIDDLELTLAKVEKEKHATENKVKNLTEEMASLDESVAKLTKEKKALQEAHQQTLDDLQSEEDKVNTLTKAKTKLEQQVDDLEGSLEQEKKLRMDLERAKRKLEGDLKLAQESIMDLENDKQQADEKIKKXTQTNDNKMEFETSQLLSKVEDEQSLGAQLQKKIKELQARIEELEEEIEAERAARAKVEKQRADLSRELEEISERLEEAGGATAAQIEMNKKREAEFQKLRRDLEESTLQHEATAAALRKKQADSVAELGEQIDNLQRVKQKLEKEKSEYKMEIDDLSSNMEAIAKAKGNLEKLCRTLEDQLSELKTKNDENSRQINDISGQRARLLTENGEFGRQLEEKEALVSQLTRGKQAFIQQVEELKRQIEEEVKAKNALAHGVQSARHDCDLLREQFEEEQEAKAELQRGMSKANSEVAQWRTKYETDAIQRTEELEEAKKKLAQRLQDAEETIEATNSKCASLEKTKQRLQGEVEDLMIDVERANAMAANLDKKQRNFDKVLAEWKQKYEESQAELEGAQKEARSMSTELFKMKNSYEEALDHLETLKRENKNLQQEISDLTEQIGETGKSIHELEKAKKTVEIEKSEIQTALEEAEGTLEHEESKILRVQLELNQIKGEVDRKIAEKDEEMEQIKRNSQRMIDSMQSTLDSEVRSRNDALRVKKKMEGDLNEMEVQLSHSNRQAAEAQKQLRNVQGLLKDAQLHLDDAVRASEDMKEQVAMVERRNGLMIAEIEELRVALEQTERGRKVAETELVDASERVGLLHSQNTSLLNTKKKLETDLVQVQGEVEDIVQEARNAEEKAKKAITDAAMMAEELKKEQDTSSHLERMKKNLEVTVKDLQHRLDEAENLAMKGGKKQLQKLESRVRELENEVEAEQRRGADAVKGVRKYERRVKELTYQTEEDKKNVVRLQDLVDKLQMKVKAYKRQAEEAEEQANGHMSKFRKVQHELEEAEERADIAETQVNKLRAKTRDTGKGKEVAE; from the exons ACCTACTCTGGGCTCTTCTGTGCCACGGTGAACCCCTACAAGTGGCTCCCCGTGTACGACGAAGAGGTTGTCAACGCCtacagagggaagaagaggatGGAGGCTCCACCCCATATCTTCTCCGTCTCTGACAACGCCTTTCAGTTCATGATGATTG ATAAGGAGAACCAGTCCGTCCTGATTAC TGGAGAATCCGGTGCAGGAAAGACTGTCAACACCAAGCGTGTCATCCAGTACTTTGCCACCATTGCAGTATCTGGTGCCAAGAAGGAAGTAGACCCCAGCAAAATGCAG GGGTCTCTTGAGGATCAGATCATTGCAGCTAACCCTCTGCTGGAGTCTTATGGTAATGCCAAGACAGTGAGGAACGACAACTCATCTCGCTTT GGTAAATTCATCAGGATTCACTTCCAAGCAGGCAAACTGGCTAAAGCTGATATTGAGACCT ACCTGCTGGAGAAGTCCAGAGTCTCCTTCCAGCTGCCCGATGAGAGAGGCTACCACATCTTCTACCAGATGATGACAGGCCACAAGCCTGAGCTAGTTG AAATGACGCTCATCACCACAAACCCCTACGACTATCCCATGATCAGCCAGGGTCAGATCACTGTGGCCAGCATCAACGACAAGGAAGAGCTGGATGCCACAGAC GATGCCATTACAATCCTGGGCTTCACTAATGATGAGAAGATGGCCATCTACAAGCTGACAGGAGCTGTAATGCACCATGGCAACTTGAAATTCAAGCAGAAGCAGCGTGAGGAGCAGGCCGAGCCAGACGGCACAGAGG TGGCTGATAAAATAGGCTACCTGCTGGGCCTGAACTCAGCTGAGTTGCTGAAATGTCTGTGCTACCCCAGAGTGAAGGTTGGCAACGAGTATGTGACCAAGGGACAGACTGTGCCTCAG GTTTATAATGCAGTCATGGCTCTGGCCAAGTCCATCTATGAGAGGATGTTCTTGTGGATGGTCATCCGTATCAACGAGATGTTGGACACCAAGAATCCAAGGCAGTTCTATATCGGTGTGCTGGACATTGCCGGATTTGAGATCTTTGAT TACAACAGCATGGAGCAGCTGTGCATCAACTTCACCAATGAGAAACTGCAAcagtttttcaaccacaccatgTTCGTCCTGGAACAAGAGGAGTACAAGAAGGAGGGAATCGTCTGGGAATTCATTGACTTTGGCATGGACTTGGCTGCCTGCATTGAGCTTATTGAGAAG CCATTGGGCATCTTCTCCATCCTTGAAGAGGAGTGCATGTTCCCCAAGGCTTCAGACACTACCTTCAAGAACAAGTTGAACGACCAGCATCTTGGCAAAACCAAGGCGTATGAGAAGCCCAAACCTGCCAAAGGCAAGGCAGAGGCCCACTTCTCCCTGGTACACTACGCCGGCACTGTGGACTACAACATCACTGGCTGGCTGGAGAAGAACAAGGACCCTCTGAACGAATCAGTTATTCTGATGTACGGGAAGGCCTCAGTCAAACTGTTGGCTGCCCTGTACCCTGCTGCCCCACCTGAGG ATACAACCAAGAAAGGAGGCAAGAAGAAGGGTGGTTCCATGCAGACTGTGTCCTCCCAGTTCAGG GAGAACTTGGGCAAGCTGATGACCAACTTGAGGAGCACTCATCCTCACTTTGTGCGCTGCCTGATCCCCAACGAGTCAAAGACTCCAG GTCTGATGGAGAACTTCCTGGTTATCCACCAGCTCAGGTGTAATGGTGTTCTGGAGGGTATCAGGATCTGCAGAAAGGGCTTCCCCAGCAGAATCATCTACGCTGACTTCAAGCAGAG GTATAAAGTACTGAATGCCAGTGTCATCCCTGAGGGCCAGTTCATGGACAACAAGAAGGCTTCTGAGAAGCTGCTTGGTTCCATTGATATAAATCACGATGATTATAAATTTGGACACACTAAG GTGTTCTTCAAAGCCGGTCTGCTGGGTGtcctggaggagatgagagatgagaagcTAGCAGCTCTGGTCGGCATGGTCCAGGCTCTCAGCCGTGGATTCCTCATGAGGAAAGAGTTCACcaagatgatggagaggag AGAGGCCATCTTCTCCATCCAGTACAACATCCGCTCATTCATGAATGTGAAAACCTGGCCATGGATGAAGTTGTACTTCAAGATCAAGCCACTGCTGAAGAGCGCTGAGACTGAGAAGGAGCTGGCCAACATGAAGGAGAACTATGAGAAGATGAAGACAGACCTGGCCAAAGCTCTGGCCAAGAAGAAGGAGTTGGAGGAGAAGATGGTGTCCCTGCTACAAGAGAAAAACGACCTGGCACTCCAAGTCACATCT GAATCAGAGAATCTGAACGATGCAGAGGAAAGGTGCGAGGGGCTCATCAAGAGCAAGATCCAGCTGGAGGCCAAACTCAAAGAGACGACTGAGAggctggaggatgaggaggagatgaaTGCTGAGTTGACTGCCAAGAAGAGGAAGCTGGAAGACGAGTGCTCTGAGCTGAAGAAGGACATTGATGACCTGGAGCTCACCCTAGCCAAAGTGGAGAAGGAGAAGCACGCCACTGAAAACAAG GTTAAAAACCTGACAGAGGAGATGGCGTCTTTGGATGAGAGTGTTGCCAAGCTGACCAAGGAGAAGAAAGCCCTCCAAGAGGCCCACCAGCAGACATTGGACGACCTGCAGTCAGAGGAGGACAAAGTCAACACTCTGACCAAGGCCAAGACCAAACTGGAACAGCAAGTGGACGAC CTTGAGGGCTCTCTGGAGCAAGAAAAGAAGCTCCGTATGGACCTTGAGAGAGCCAAGAGAaagctggagggagatctgaaacTGGCCCAGGAGTCCATAATGGACCTGGAGAATGACAAGCAGCAAGCTGATGAGAAAATCAAGAAGTAAACACAAACAAATGACAACA AAATGGAGTTTGAGACCAGCCAGCTCCTCAGCAAGGTTGAGGATGAACAGTCTCTGGGAGCTCAGTTGCAGAAGAAGATCAAGGAACTCCAG gcCCGTattgaggagctggaggaggaaaTTGAGGCTGAGCGTGCTGCCAGGGCTAAGGTTGAGAAGCAGAGGGCCGATCTCTCCAGGGAACTTGAGGAGATCAGCGAGAGGCTGGAGGAGGCCGGAGGCGCCACTGCTGCTCAGATTGAGATGAACAAGAAGCGTGAGGCTGAGTTCCAGAAGCTGCGTCGTGATCTTGAAGAGTCCACTTTGCAGCATGAGGCCACAGCCGCCGCTCTGCGCAAGAAGCAGGCCGACAGTGTGGCTGAGCTCGGGGAGCAGATCGACAACCTGCAGCGTGTCAAGCAGAAGCTAGAGAAGGAGAAGAGCGAGTACAAGATGGAGATTGATGACCTCTCCAGCAACATGGAGGCCATCGCCAAGGCTAAG GGCAATCTGGAGAAGTTGTGTCGTACTCTTGAGGACCAGCTGAGTGAGCTCAAGACTAAGAATGATGAGAATTCTCGCCAGATTAACGACATCAGCGGACAGAGGGCCAGACTCCTGACAGAAAATG GTGAGTTTGGACGCCAGCTGGAGGAGAAGGAAGCCCTGGTGTCTCAGCTGACCAGAGGAAAACAGGCCTTCATTCAACAGGTTGAGGAGCTGAAGAGGCAGATTGAGGAGGAGGTCAAG gCTAAAAACGCCCTGGCCCACGGTGTCCAGTCTGCACGCCATGACTGTGACCTCCTGAGAGAGCAgtttgaggaggagcaggaggccaaAGCAGAGCTGCAGCGTGGCATGTCCAAAGCGAACAGTGAGGTGGCTCAGTGGAGGACTAAGTATGAAACTGATGCCATCCAGCGcacagaggagctggaggaggccaA AAAGAAGCTGGCCCAGCGTCTACAGGACGCTGAGGAGACCATTGAGGCAACCAACTCCAAGTGCGCCTCCCTGGAGAAGACCAAGCAGAGActgcagggagaggtggaggacctcATGATTGACGTTGAGAGAGCCAACGCAATGGCCGCCAACCTAGACAAGAAGCAGAGGAACTTTGACAAG gtcctggcagagtggAAACAGAAGTATGAAGAGAGCCAGGCTGAGCTGGAAGGAGCTCAGAAGGAGGCTCGCTCAATGAGCACTGAACTCTTCAAGATGAAGAACTCCTACGAGGAGGCTCTGGATCATCTGGAGACtctgaagagagagaacaagaacctGCAAC agGAGATCTCTGATCTGACTGAGCAGATCGGAGAGACTGGCAAGAGCATCCATGAGTTGGAGAAGGCCAAGAAGACCGTGGAGATAGAGAAGTCTGAGATCCAGACTGCTCTGGAGGAGGCTGAG GGAACACTGGAGCACGAGGAATCCAAGATTCTGCGTGTGCAGCTGGAGCTGAACCAGATCAAGGGTGAGGTGGACAGGAAGATCGCTGAGAAAGACGAGGAGATGGAGCAGATCAAGAGGAACAGCCAGAGGATGATTGACTCCATGCAGAGCACCCTGGACTCTGAGGTTAGGAGCAGGAATGACGCCCTGAGggtgaagaagaagatggagggagacctGAACGAGATGGAGGTCCAGCTGAGCCACTCCAACAGGCAGGCCGCCGAGGCCCAGAAACAGCTGAGAAACGTCCAAGGACTGCTCAAG GATGCCCAATTGCACCTTGATGACGCTGTCCGTGCCTCAGAGGACATGAAGGAGCAGGTAGCCATGGTGGAGCGCAGGAACGGTCTGATGATAGCTGAAATTGAGGAGCTGAGAGTTGCTCTGGAGCAGACTGAGAGAGGTCGCAAAGTGGCTGAGACTGAGCTGGTAGACGCCAGCGAGCGCGTTGGACTGCTGCACTCCCAG AACACCAGCCTTCTGAACACCAAGAAGAAGCTGGAGACTGACCTGGTGCAGgtgcagggagaggtggaggacatcGTCCAGGAGGCTAGGAACGCAGAGGAGAAGGCCAAGAAAGCCATCACTGAC GCGGCCATGATGGCTGAGGAGCTGAAGAAGGAGCAGGACACCAGCTCTCACCTGGAGAGGATGAAGAAGAACCTGGAGGTCACAGTCAAGGACCTGCAGCACCGCCTGGATGAGGCTGAGAATCTGGCCATGAAGGGAGGCAAGAAGCAGCTCCAGAAACTGGAGTCTAGG GTGCGTGAGCTCGAGAATGAGGTGGAGGCTGAGCAGAGAAGAGGTGCAGATGCAGTCAAGGGAGTCCGCAAGTATGAGCGCAGAGTCAAGGAGCTCACTTACCAG ACTGAGGAGGATAAGAAGAACGTTGTCAGACTTCAGGACCTGGTAGATAAGCTGCAGATGAAAGTGAAAGCCTACAAGAGACAGGCTGAGGAAGCG GAGGAACAAGCCAACGGCCACATGTCTAAGTTCCGGAAGGTTCAGCATGAactggaggaggctgaggagcgTGCTGACATCGCTGAGACTCAAGTCAACAAGCTCAGAGCCAAGACCCGCGACACTGGAAAG GGAAAAGAAGTTGCTGAATAA